One Nicotiana tomentosiformis chromosome 4, ASM39032v3, whole genome shotgun sequence genomic window carries:
- the LOC138910068 gene encoding uncharacterized protein, which produces MEKNENGKGYGEGTSKKGSVFPKKDKKSVKAMAAEKVVKAVVSSFKNDKKKINTSDPNSEWELDKIRSLVLISTYLVVWFNSQVKQTRELQREQIGSSPQVVVQVNPTDVKAAALFLQAFIRMSLKSKVARQSAKEIWEALQTAHEGIAQEMHIRFPSIINELHSLGEKLTIDELIENLKTYEMKKKNDLERREPKNEKNLVLKADNNDSSSDETDMAYLTRRFQNMVRKHGGIPKRGSSNRNTKGNDCYGQEDQVPDRRLKRRDATDNIVKQALDAWGDSSSESEGEVDQGDTSMITVESGYRERDSIFALMTKFDDDEDNEKDEVNFLNIQRNLKNYSKKILMSLANILIDAYHSFINEKNVLTEKIREVEQERYELVVIIADLKEQVEEIARENTLLKNQMKKWINTPKEKEVASETQLKLESELKEVKISLIAELEKNRQLQKDLKRVKNNLDKSLKWTWSSDTITSMYKSNGENRQGIKFHKSKAPYNPHRKYVTVTDKWLCTHYGQTGHYKDSCKAKFQAQQKNKVFVEKKPTAMEPGSLNKKYMMPAWTKRILIHPLYHYEGPNWFGFLNLISDFMCMLK; this is translated from the exons ATGGAGAAAAATGAAAATGGAAAAGGATATGGTGAAGGCACATCAAAGAAAGGAAGTGTGTTTCCTAAGAAAGACAAGAAATCAGTGAAAGCCATGGCTGCTGAAAAGGTGGTGAAAGCTGTGGTGTCCTCTTTCAAGAACGACAAGAAAAAGATTAACACCTCTGATCCCAATTCTGA ATGGGAACTTGATAAAATCAGATCCCTTGTGCTCATTTCAACATACCTTGTTGTCTGGTTTAATTCTCAAGTAAAACAGACAAGAGAACTGCAAAGGGAACAGATAGGATCAAGTCCTCAGGTCGTCGTACAAGTCAACCCTACAGATGTTAAAGCTGCTGCACT GTTTTTACAAGCATTTATTAGGATGTCACTTAAAAGcaaggtggcaaggcaa TCTGCtaaggagatctgggaagctctccaaacTGCCCATGAGGGAATTGCTCAG GAAATGCATATACGTTTCCCCTCTATTATCAATGAGCTTCACTCCCTTGGAGAA AAGctaaccattgatgaactcattgaaAATCTCAAAACTTATGAGATGAAGAAGAAAAACGATCTTGAAAGAAGAGAGCCCAAAAATGAGAAGAACCTAGTTCTCAAGGCTGACAACAATGACTCAAGTAGTGATGAGACAGACATGGCCTATCTTACTCGAAGATTCCAAAATATGGTTCGAAAACATGGAGGAATTCCTAAGAGAGGAAGTTCCAACAGAAACACCAAAGGAAATGATTGCT ATGGTCAAGAGGACCAGGTCCCTGATAGGAGGTTAAAGAGAAGAGATGCCACTGACAATATTGTGAAGCAAGCTCTGGATGCCTGGGGAGATTCCTCTAGTGAATCTGAAGGTGAGGTTGACCAAGGAGACACCTCCATGATAACTGTTGAAAGTGGATATAGAGAGCGTGATTCTATCTTTGCACTCATGACCAaatttgatgatgatgaggacaACGAGAAAGATGAGGTAAATTTTCTTAACATTCAAAGAAACTTGAAAAATTACTCTAAAAAGATACTGATGTCTTTAGCAAATATTTTGATTGATGCTTATCACAGTTTTATCAATGAGAAAAATGTTTTAactgagaaaattagagaggtagAACAAGAGAGATATGAATTGGTGGTTATAATTGCAGATCTGAAGGAACAAGTGGAAGAAATAGCAAGAGAAAATACCTTGttaaaaaatcaaatgaaaaaatGGATAAACACCCCTAAGGAAAAAGAAGTGGCTAGTGAGACTCAACTTAAGCTTGAAAGTGAGCTCAAAGAGGTCAAAATAAGTCTCATTGCTGAGCTTGAAAAGAATAGACAACTCCAGAAGGACTTAAAAAGGGTTAAAAATAATTTAGATAAGTCCCTTAAATGGACTTGGTCCTCTGATACAATCACGTCTATGTATAAAAGTAATGGTGAAAATAGGCAAGGAATCAAGTTCCATAAGTCTAAAGCTCCCTATAATCCCCATCGCAAGTATGTTACTGTGACTGATAAATGGCTTTGCACTCATTATGGTCAAACTGGTCATTACAAGGACTCGTGTAAAGCTAAATTTCAAGCTCAGcagaaaaacaaagtttttgTTGAAAAGAAACCTACTGCTATGGAACCTGGTTCTCTGAATAAGAAATATATGATGCCTGCATGGACAAAAAGAATTTTGATTCACCCATTATATCATTACGAGGGACCAAACTGGTTTGGGTTCCTAAATCTAATCAGTGATTTTATGTGCATGCTGAAGTGA